A genomic region of Janthinobacterium lividum contains the following coding sequences:
- a CDS encoding ABC transporter substrate-binding protein, producing MRRRTVMGGLALLPLAGQAVSAKAGAPPAALRIASTGFAENGKAELGGIAYRVQQEGWLARELKQRGVRLEWLPVTGDTGATMNEAFASGRIDMAAYGDLPSVILNAGGVRTQVIVPAGRGTDQFLLVPTSSRATSLAELKGKRISVHRGRPWELGLRQLIADQRMSPTDFRLINMDLKPGTAALATGAVDALFMINGYPLEDKGIGRIIWSSKGLPERKMRAELWARRDFTQAHPDIAELVATAWLRAQHWAALDGNREAVIKDGTRNGTPDSVVRRSYDDPGLQWKERWSPLYDDAVYRHYRRVLAFAQEQKLIRLPLTAEELLEPRFVAAGLKKLGLANYWEPAKV from the coding sequence ATGCGGCGACGCACGGTGATGGGCGGGCTGGCTTTGCTGCCCCTGGCGGGACAGGCTGTGTCGGCGAAGGCGGGGGCGCCGCCGGCGGCCCTGCGCATCGCCTCGACGGGTTTTGCGGAAAACGGCAAGGCGGAACTGGGCGGCATCGCTTACCGGGTGCAGCAGGAAGGCTGGCTGGCGCGCGAACTCAAGCAGAGGGGCGTACGGCTGGAATGGCTGCCCGTCACGGGCGACACGGGCGCCACCATGAATGAAGCGTTCGCCAGCGGGCGCATTGACATGGCCGCGTATGGCGACTTGCCGTCCGTTATCCTGAACGCGGGCGGCGTGCGCACGCAGGTGATCGTGCCGGCGGGGCGGGGCACGGACCAGTTCCTGCTGGTGCCCACCAGTTCGCGCGCCACGTCATTGGCCGAACTGAAGGGCAAGCGCATCAGCGTGCACCGGGGCCGGCCGTGGGAACTGGGCTTGCGCCAGTTGATCGCCGACCAGCGCATGTCGCCCACGGATTTCCGCCTGATTAATATGGACCTCAAGCCGGGCACGGCCGCGCTGGCCACGGGCGCCGTCGACGCCTTGTTCATGATCAATGGCTATCCGCTGGAAGACAAGGGCATCGGCCGCATCATCTGGTCCAGCAAGGGCTTGCCCGAGCGTAAAATGCGCGCGGAACTGTGGGCGCGGCGCGACTTTACGCAAGCCCATCCCGATATCGCCGAGCTGGTGGCCACGGCCTGGCTGCGGGCCCAGCACTGGGCGGCGCTGGACGGCAACCGCGAGGCGGTCATCAAGGACGGCACGCGCAACGGCACGCCCGACAGCGTGGTGCGGCGCAGCTACGACGATCCGGGCTTGCAGTGGAAGGAGCGCTGGTCGCCCCTGTACGACGACGCCGTGTACCGCCATTACCGGCGGGTGCTGGCGTTTGCGCAGGAACAAAAATTGATCCGCCTGCCGTTGACGGCGGAAGAATTGCTGGAACCGCGCTTCGTGGCGGCGGGCTTGAAAAAGCTGGGCCTGGCCAATTACTGGGAGCCGGCCAAGGTATAG
- a CDS encoding ABC transporter substrate-binding protein has translation MSNNNALDTLWYTRCPVPTGLGISLQQGWLEEALRADGTSLRSLRESEQEAVRESHFDHTLQNSVRHGGNIPALWARAAGRETRVIGLSWSDETQLILTLPGSGIQTVRDLKGRRFGLPLWSKAQIDFARAQALRGLENALSLEGLAVADVELVDYVVNTGQSEAAPEKGAATNLFSGARRGGQSPELLGLLRGEVDAIFLKGASAAQLAQQFGLHTVIDTGIHPEPLIRANNGTPRTLSVDAHLLDNHFASAVTLVDQVLRAEAWARGHADETRRFLARESNASEHWVQVAYGKDAHLRLDTDLAETSVAGLQDFSDFLFRWNFLPSKVDVRAWIDPRPFEAALAQTRRAA, from the coding sequence ATGAGCAATAACAACGCACTCGACACCCTGTGGTACACGCGCTGCCCCGTCCCCACGGGCCTGGGAATTTCTCTGCAGCAGGGCTGGCTGGAAGAGGCCTTGCGCGCTGACGGCACCAGCTTGCGCTCCTTGCGCGAGTCGGAGCAGGAAGCCGTGCGCGAATCGCATTTCGACCACACCCTGCAGAACTCCGTGCGTCACGGCGGCAATATCCCGGCACTGTGGGCGCGCGCGGCGGGACGCGAGACGCGCGTGATCGGCTTGTCGTGGTCGGATGAGACGCAGCTGATATTGACCTTGCCCGGCAGCGGCATCCAGACGGTGCGCGACTTGAAGGGCCGGCGTTTCGGCTTGCCATTATGGAGCAAGGCGCAGATCGACTTTGCGCGCGCGCAAGCCTTGCGCGGCCTGGAAAACGCGCTGAGCCTGGAAGGGCTGGCCGTGGCGGACGTGGAACTGGTCGATTATGTGGTCAACACGGGCCAGAGCGAGGCGGCGCCGGAGAAGGGCGCGGCAACAAACCTGTTCAGCGGCGCGCGGCGCGGCGGGCAAAGCCCGGAACTGCTGGGGCTGCTGCGGGGCGAAGTGGACGCCATCTTCCTGAAAGGCGCCTCGGCCGCCCAGCTGGCGCAGCAGTTCGGCTTGCACACGGTAATCGACACGGGCATCCATCCGGAACCCTTGATCCGCGCCAACAACGGCACGCCGCGCACCCTGAGCGTCGATGCGCACCTGCTGGACAACCATTTTGCTTCCGCGGTGACCCTGGTCGACCAGGTGCTGCGGGCAGAAGCGTGGGCGCGCGGCCATGCGGACGAGACGCGGCGTTTCCTCGCGCGCGAATCGAATGCCAGCGAGCACTGGGTGCAAGTGGCTTACGGCAAGGATGCGCATCTGCGCCTGGACACGGACCTGGCGGAAACGTCGGTCGCGGGTTTGCAGGATTTCAGCGATTTCTTGTTCCGCTGGAACTTCCTGCCCAGCAAGGTCGACGTGCGCGCCTGGATCGATCCCCGTCCCTTCGAAGCGGCGCTGGCGCAGACGCGCCGGGCGGCTTGA
- a CDS encoding ABC transporter ATP-binding protein, translating to MNDFVSPSALSPQQQHLSGGLQVQHVSKSFSLKGAPLLVLDDISLAIAPGEFVAIVGASGCGKSTLLRLLAGLDTDYTGLLLHDGVPIRGTDLHRGLVFQDHRLFPWLTVQQNVAVAFSNTRVPLAERASRVASEIARVGLDGYADAYPHQLSGGMSQRAAIARALVGRPDVLLLDEPLGALDALTRLRLQQELRRLWQDEGITMVMVTHDIDEAVYLADRIVVLDARPGKVRRVQDVPLAHPRQRGSPGFVAIRDGLHADFSDLDDTHAPVAQDVDPSSSWDGNEWARRMAL from the coding sequence ATGAATGATTTCGTTTCCCCTTCGGCCTTGTCGCCGCAACAGCAGCACCTGAGCGGCGGCTTGCAAGTGCAGCACGTGAGCAAGTCGTTTTCGCTGAAAGGCGCGCCGCTGCTGGTGCTCGATGATATTTCGCTGGCGATTGCCCCCGGTGAATTCGTTGCCATCGTCGGTGCGTCCGGCTGCGGCAAGTCTACCTTGCTGCGCCTGCTGGCTGGCCTGGACACGGACTACACGGGCTTGCTGCTGCACGATGGCGTGCCCATCCGTGGCACGGACTTGCACCGTGGCCTCGTGTTCCAGGATCACCGCCTGTTTCCCTGGCTGACGGTGCAGCAGAACGTGGCCGTGGCGTTCAGCAATACCCGCGTGCCGCTGGCCGAGCGCGCATCGCGCGTCGCGTCGGAAATTGCGCGCGTGGGCCTCGACGGCTATGCGGATGCGTATCCGCATCAATTATCGGGCGGCATGTCGCAGCGGGCGGCCATTGCCCGCGCCCTCGTGGGGCGGCCCGACGTGCTGCTGCTGGACGAGCCGCTGGGCGCGCTTGACGCGCTGACCCGTTTGCGCCTGCAGCAGGAACTGCGCCGCCTGTGGCAGGACGAGGGCATCACCATGGTCATGGTCACGCATGACATCGATGAAGCCGTCTACCTGGCCGACCGCATCGTCGTGCTCGATGCGCGTCCGGGCAAGGTGCGCCGCGTGCAGGACGTGCCGCTGGCCCACCCGCGCCAGCGGGGATCTCCGGGCTTTGTCGCCATCCGCGATGGCTTGCATGCGGATTTCAGCGACCTGGACGACACGCATGCGCCCGTGGCGCAGGATGTAGATCCCAGCAGCTCATGGGATGGCAATGAATGGGCGCGCAGGATGGCGCTGTAG
- a CDS encoding MFS transporter: MSESLPFQPDEAVSAREGELRAFLLRFIGLTLLSGVTIGMNKVLATLLGLHLHVSNFQLAAISSAETLAMALGTIPAGYILSRGNPKHLYAGVSLSLALAFCVLPWLPGWQWVALLMFLVGLCISLRIVAMSTVFLVRLPEMGQGKAGWYKGTLILGMQFLGPLCGNYLIAQLGLKAGFLISALMFAILAVLGWQVLPDNTAPRKLEGQALLPGAASLRELLRLPVVRVTYLFEILASFTASSVGVFSILLAIRVLHWPAHHSVWLMAVQGLSCVLVLLFLGRFVLASRYREQLYGGAHLAIMAALLILGLWPDSIAYLVASVLLGLGLGVNNLVNTDNVARAPVDKARVSAHLTLFGMVGGTAGALAAGRLADLTGLRNVFLIWLAPWLAAWLVFHGSRWLRRAPPAAIPSLAPTAESAP; encoded by the coding sequence GTGAGTGAATCCCTGCCATTCCAGCCGGACGAGGCTGTCAGCGCCCGCGAAGGCGAGCTGCGCGCCTTCTTGCTGCGCTTTATCGGCCTGACCCTGCTGTCGGGCGTGACCATCGGCATGAACAAGGTGCTGGCCACCCTGCTGGGGTTACATTTGCACGTGAGCAATTTCCAGCTGGCCGCGATCAGCAGCGCGGAAACCCTGGCCATGGCGCTGGGCACCATTCCGGCCGGCTACATCTTGTCGCGCGGCAATCCGAAGCATCTGTATGCGGGCGTCAGCCTGAGCCTGGCGCTGGCGTTCTGCGTGCTGCCGTGGCTGCCCGGCTGGCAGTGGGTGGCTTTGCTGATGTTTCTCGTGGGCCTGTGTATCTCGCTGCGCATCGTGGCCATGAGTACCGTGTTTCTCGTGCGCCTGCCGGAAATGGGGCAGGGCAAGGCGGGCTGGTACAAGGGGACCTTGATCCTCGGCATGCAATTCCTCGGACCCTTGTGCGGCAACTACCTGATCGCTCAGCTGGGGCTGAAGGCGGGCTTTTTGATTTCCGCCCTGATGTTCGCCATCCTGGCCGTGCTGGGCTGGCAAGTACTGCCCGATAACACGGCGCCGCGCAAGCTGGAAGGCCAAGCCTTGCTGCCCGGCGCGGCCAGCTTGCGCGAACTGCTGCGCCTGCCCGTCGTGCGCGTGACTTACCTGTTCGAGATCCTCGCCAGCTTCACGGCGTCCAGCGTGGGCGTGTTTTCCATCCTGCTGGCCATTCGCGTGCTGCACTGGCCTGCGCATCATTCCGTCTGGCTGATGGCCGTGCAGGGACTCAGCTGCGTGCTGGTGCTGCTGTTCCTCGGGCGCTTCGTGCTGGCCAGCCGCTACCGCGAGCAATTGTATGGCGGCGCCCACCTGGCCATCATGGCCGCCTTGCTGATCCTGGGCCTGTGGCCGGACAGCATCGCCTACCTGGTCGCGTCCGTGCTGCTGGGACTGGGCCTGGGCGTGAATAACCTCGTCAATACGGACAATGTCGCCCGCGCCCCCGTCGACAAGGCCAGGGTCTCGGCCCACTTGACCCTGTTCGGCATGGTGGGCGGCACGGCTGGCGCGCTGGCGGCGGGCCGCCTGGCCGACCTGACGGGCTTGCGCAATGTATTCCTGATCTGGCTGGCTCCGTGGCTGGCCGCCTGGCTGGTTTTCCACGGCAGCCGCTGGTTGCGCCGGGCGCCGCCCGCCGCCATTCCTTCCCTAGCCCCCACCGCAGAGAGTGCGCCATGA
- a CDS encoding ABC transporter permease — MLVIKGALLPLALLGAWQWASGQGAAAAYIFVSLGDLAHSLRDLVLTGELWVHLQASLGRTLAGLLLGGSAGIVTGALMAQSPLADRLIGPLFHSIRQVPLLGLIPLLGLWVGNGDGAKLLVIAIAAFYPTVLNTYAGMRQVEGRLREVGQVLTLTRWQTLRQILLPGAMPAIVTGVTHALAFAWLACLGGELLFSAGPGMGSLLLNGEVSGRIDVVLLAVLVIALLAQAMNVAFARLARLLVKGRSSE; from the coding sequence GTGTTAGTTATCAAGGGCGCGCTGCTGCCGCTGGCCTTGCTGGGCGCCTGGCAATGGGCGTCCGGGCAAGGCGCTGCCGCGGCCTACATCTTTGTGTCCTTGGGCGACCTGGCGCACAGCCTGCGCGACCTGGTCTTGACGGGCGAGCTGTGGGTGCATTTGCAGGCTAGCCTGGGCCGCACCCTGGCCGGACTGCTGCTGGGCGGCAGCGCCGGCATCGTCACGGGCGCGCTGATGGCGCAGTCGCCGCTGGCGGACCGGCTGATCGGCCCGCTGTTCCACAGCATCCGCCAAGTCCCCCTGCTGGGCCTGATTCCCTTGCTGGGCCTGTGGGTGGGCAATGGCGACGGCGCCAAGCTGCTGGTGATCGCCATCGCCGCCTTTTACCCAACCGTGCTCAACACGTATGCGGGCATGCGCCAGGTGGAAGGACGCTTGCGCGAAGTGGGGCAGGTGCTGACCCTGACGCGCTGGCAGACCCTGCGCCAGATTTTGTTGCCGGGCGCCATGCCGGCCATCGTTACCGGTGTCACGCATGCGCTGGCCTTTGCCTGGCTCGCTTGCCTGGGCGGCGAGCTGCTGTTTTCAGCCGGCCCCGGCATGGGGTCCCTGCTGCTCAATGGCGAAGTGTCGGGCCGCATAGATGTCGTCCTGCTGGCCGTGCTCGTGATCGCCCTGCTGGCGCAAGCGATGAATGTGGCGTTTGCGCGTCTTGCGCGCCTGCTGGTGAAGGGGCGCAGCAGTGAGTGA
- a CDS encoding ABC transporter permease, translated as MTSLAIALPRAPAPARAASIPWLRRFVRSPWSVWASPLALLLLWTAATTFEWMPAHILMSPWQVLLTARDLAESGELGQHLGISLFRLLAGFGLGASCGLAFGVVLGLSPGLRSYVDPTFNVLRQLPTVALIPLFILLFGIGESFKVFIVAKASFFIVALAVHDAIRNLSQRYFEVAQVYCFSRRQRIRLIVLPAIVPAALTGMRIALSRSWMVLVGAELLAADSGLGQMMEMGRQMFRLDVVMVGVVLTGVIGFGLDRACHALEARLMRWKRNGESA; from the coding sequence ATGACTTCCCTCGCCATCGCCTTGCCCCGCGCCCCTGCGCCAGCGCGTGCGGCCTCCATCCCCTGGCTGCGACGCTTCGTGCGCTCGCCGTGGTCCGTGTGGGCCTCGCCGCTCGCCTTGCTGCTGTTGTGGACGGCGGCCACCACGTTCGAATGGATGCCTGCGCACATCTTGATGTCGCCCTGGCAAGTGCTGCTGACGGCGCGCGATCTGGCCGAGAGCGGCGAACTGGGCCAGCACCTGGGCATCAGCCTGTTTCGCTTGCTGGCCGGTTTCGGCCTGGGCGCCAGCTGCGGCCTGGCGTTTGGCGTCGTGCTGGGCCTGTCGCCTGGCTTGCGCAGCTATGTCGACCCCACCTTCAATGTCTTGCGCCAGCTGCCGACGGTGGCCCTGATCCCCCTGTTTATCTTGCTGTTCGGCATAGGCGAGAGTTTTAAAGTGTTTATCGTGGCCAAGGCCAGCTTCTTCATCGTCGCGCTGGCCGTGCATGACGCCATCCGCAACTTGTCGCAGCGTTACTTTGAGGTGGCGCAAGTGTATTGCTTCTCGCGCAGGCAGCGCATCCGCCTGATCGTCTTGCCGGCCATCGTGCCGGCCGCGCTGACGGGCATGCGCATTGCCCTGTCGCGTTCGTGGATGGTGCTGGTGGGCGCGGAATTGCTGGCTGCCGACAGCGGCCTGGGTCAGATGATGGAAATGGGCCGCCAAATGTTCCGCCTCGACGTGGTGATGGTGGGCGTGGTGCTGACGGGCGTGATCGGCTTTGGCCTGGACCGGGCCTGCCACGCGCTGGAGGCAAGATTGATGCGCTGGAAGCGTAATGGGGAGTCCGCATGA
- a CDS encoding ABC transporter substrate-binding protein yields the protein MSLKFLRLIWRKAFAATLAASLLAPAMAAAAEALPAAVRIAVVARTAPSGKTVFAGSAAQVASTGWLAAELGKLGVKLEWVPVTTNSVATQVNEAFANRSIDLAQYGDLPSIIANASGLQTRLILPGGSANNTYLVVPNGSTAKSIKDLKGKKIALHRGRPWEYPFARLLEANGMTLRDVKILNLNPQAGAAAVATGGADAFFTLSDAFLLEDKKVGKIIWASKAPPQDWKMRAELWADSGFLQRWPQLAQLVVTAYVREHHRAAGAGGEDEYVRTEAAAGQVESVVRRELAGDHTPWQARWSPLFTASLRQHYVGEAAYAKSAGLIGRPLQVDSLFAPQFVNQALAQLKLQTYWAP from the coding sequence ATGTCATTGAAATTCTTACGTTTGATCTGGCGCAAAGCATTCGCCGCCACCCTGGCGGCCAGCCTGCTGGCGCCAGCGATGGCGGCCGCCGCCGAAGCACTGCCGGCCGCCGTGCGCATCGCCGTCGTGGCCCGCACGGCGCCGTCCGGCAAGACCGTGTTTGCCGGTTCGGCCGCCCAGGTGGCGTCAACGGGCTGGCTGGCGGCCGAGCTGGGCAAGCTGGGCGTGAAGCTGGAGTGGGTGCCCGTCACCACCAATTCCGTGGCCACGCAAGTCAACGAGGCGTTTGCCAACCGTTCGATCGACCTGGCCCAGTATGGCGACTTGCCGTCGATTATCGCCAATGCCTCGGGCTTGCAGACGCGGCTGATCTTGCCCGGCGGCAGCGCCAACAACACCTATCTGGTGGTGCCGAACGGTTCCACGGCCAAATCGATCAAGGATTTGAAGGGCAAGAAGATCGCCCTGCACCGGGGCCGGCCGTGGGAATATCCGTTTGCCCGACTGCTGGAAGCGAACGGCATGACCTTGCGCGACGTCAAGATCCTCAACCTGAATCCGCAGGCGGGTGCGGCGGCCGTGGCGACGGGCGGCGCCGACGCTTTCTTCACGCTCAGCGATGCCTTCCTGCTGGAAGATAAAAAGGTGGGCAAGATCATCTGGGCCAGCAAGGCGCCGCCGCAGGACTGGAAGATGCGCGCCGAGCTGTGGGCCGACAGCGGTTTCCTGCAACGCTGGCCGCAACTGGCCCAGCTGGTGGTAACGGCGTATGTGCGCGAGCACCACCGGGCCGCCGGCGCCGGCGGCGAAGACGAATACGTGCGCACCGAGGCGGCGGCGGGCCAGGTGGAAAGCGTCGTGCGGCGCGAACTGGCGGGCGACCATACGCCGTGGCAGGCGCGCTGGTCGCCCCTGTTTACGGCCAGCCTGCGCCAGCATTACGTGGGCGAGGCGGCGTATGCGAAGAGCGCGGGCCTGATCGGGCGGCCCCTGCAAGTCGACAGCCTGTTCGCGCCCCAGTTCGTCAACCAGGCACTGGCGCAGCTGAAGCTGCAAACGTACTGGGCGCCATGA
- a CDS encoding class II aldolase/adducin family protein: MTDVAQAEAQQVQAQELTAAELAFVEQVRRDAQIAFDGLRETGSLTANGTVGFVERTPGGDKVVVVNDPGPFRRGQALKAAVLALDGTVLVGDANNGGARYLKLFRERPEVTSISHVHSPSLGAWAQTHRTLPIRYVPVQRYQLVREIPIYIDRRQPEVDFILGEIARNTHATAILEANGGATVWGKQGLLKLAEFILLLEEGAKIQIAAEAIGGSRDFGPGVLLQQWKMSKLIDTARALSLLPATDLV; this comes from the coding sequence ATGACGGACGTGGCACAAGCGGAAGCACAACAAGTACAGGCGCAGGAATTGACGGCGGCCGAACTGGCCTTCGTGGAGCAGGTGCGCCGCGATGCGCAGATCGCCTTCGACGGCTTGCGCGAAACGGGCAGCCTGACCGCCAATGGCACGGTGGGCTTCGTCGAGCGCACGCCCGGCGGCGACAAGGTGGTGGTGGTCAACGATCCGGGCCCGTTCCGCCGCGGCCAGGCCCTGAAGGCGGCCGTGCTGGCGCTCGATGGCACGGTGCTCGTGGGCGACGCGAACAACGGCGGCGCGCGCTACTTAAAACTGTTCCGCGAGCGGCCTGAGGTCACGTCGATCTCGCACGTGCATTCGCCGTCGCTGGGCGCGTGGGCGCAGACGCACCGCACCCTGCCGATCCGCTACGTGCCCGTGCAGCGCTACCAGCTGGTGCGCGAAATCCCTATCTACATCGACCGCCGCCAGCCCGAAGTCGATTTCATCCTCGGCGAAATCGCCCGCAACACGCATGCGACGGCCATCCTGGAAGCGAACGGTGGCGCCACCGTGTGGGGCAAGCAGGGCTTGCTGAAGCTGGCGGAATTCATCCTGCTGCTGGAAGAGGGCGCGAAGATCCAGATCGCGGCCGAAGCCATCGGCGGTTCGCGCGATTTCGGCCCCGGCGTGCTGCTGCAGCAATGGAAGATGAGCAAGCTGATCGACACGGCGCGCGCGCTGTCGCTGCTGCCCGCCACCGACCTGGTGTAA
- a CDS encoding ABC transporter substrate-binding protein, which translates to MTTAPSPAVDTVWFTRCPVPTATGLAYKLGWLDEEFARDGIALKTLQEVGGELARHHYDHGLSTLVREGGNLLALPARAQGAPTRLIGLTWIDEWQAILVRPGSGITKPAQLQGKRLALPVFRAEDLRENRRGRSIARGMSLAGYKGVLASAGLTLDDVQLVEVGADAPAQANLGAGLWQGIAPLLRGEVDAVYVKGAAAAEAARAAGLEVGIDIDALPDRRFRVNNGTPRPITVHETMLEQHFELVVRFLTQTLRAAHWARSHQADVLAILQGETRAGADAVAEAYRDGFHLTLAPDLSDEKVALFRQQKDFQLQHGFLDRDVDIERWIDRRPLAEAQRRLEALLQVAA; encoded by the coding sequence ATGACTACCGCACCATCCCCTGCTGTCGATACCGTCTGGTTCACCCGCTGCCCCGTGCCCACGGCCACGGGCCTGGCCTATAAACTGGGCTGGCTGGACGAGGAATTCGCGCGCGACGGCATCGCCCTGAAAACCCTGCAGGAAGTGGGCGGCGAACTGGCGCGCCACCATTACGACCACGGCCTGTCCACGCTCGTGCGCGAAGGCGGCAACCTGCTGGCCCTGCCGGCGCGCGCGCAAGGGGCGCCCACGCGCCTGATCGGCCTGACGTGGATCGATGAATGGCAAGCCATCCTCGTGCGCCCCGGTTCCGGCATCACGAAGCCCGCGCAGCTGCAGGGCAAGCGCCTGGCGCTGCCCGTGTTCCGCGCAGAGGACTTGCGCGAGAACCGGCGCGGGCGCAGCATCGCGCGCGGCATGAGCCTGGCCGGCTACAAGGGTGTTCTGGCGTCGGCCGGCCTCACGCTCGACGATGTGCAACTGGTGGAGGTGGGCGCCGACGCGCCAGCGCAAGCCAATCTGGGTGCGGGACTGTGGCAAGGCATCGCCCCACTGCTGCGCGGCGAGGTCGACGCCGTCTATGTGAAAGGCGCGGCGGCGGCCGAAGCGGCCCGCGCGGCGGGGCTGGAAGTGGGCATCGACATCGACGCCCTGCCCGACCGGCGCTTCCGCGTGAACAACGGCACGCCACGCCCGATCACCGTGCATGAAACGATGCTGGAACAGCATTTCGAGCTGGTCGTGCGCTTCCTGACGCAAACCCTGCGCGCCGCGCACTGGGCGCGCAGCCACCAGGCCGACGTGCTGGCCATCCTGCAGGGCGAGACGCGGGCCGGCGCCGATGCCGTGGCCGAAGCGTACCGCGACGGCTTTCACCTGACCCTGGCGCCCGACCTGTCCGACGAGAAGGTGGCGCTATTCCGCCAGCAAAAGGATTTTCAATTGCAGCACGGCTTCCTGGACCGCGACGTGGATATCGAGCGCTGGATCGACCGCCGGCCTTTGGCGGAAGCGCAGCGGCGGCTGGAAGCGCTGCTGCAAGTGGCGGCATAA